The following are from one region of the Capsicum annuum cultivar UCD-10X-F1 chromosome 1, UCD10Xv1.1, whole genome shotgun sequence genome:
- the LOC107842770 gene encoding uncharacterized protein LOC107842770: MDPSMSTEASIPDDIALKLASSLHVADLCSLGSCSRFWWELCGSDILWKSLCRKRWPALALEIESLSYDNHNHEEWKAFYIRKHNEMAGKAGGVIDFVNRCLAFESIEVGHYLKAVRDLDSMLLGFEDVHTFFLKSKHNVLLNLIGLHYCLIWLGLPGECVMEILNNSNISQRQVSVQWWKLGRWLFGFRLRDELITRTVSLEDLATGKEEEVLGVLHRGAVHEVIRVQISAAKPACTSWSFQNAQDANQ; the protein is encoded by the exons ATGGACCCATCCATGTCTACAGAAGCATCAATTCCTGATGATATTGCCCTCAAACTTGCTTCTTCTCTTCAt GTAGCTGATCTTTGCTCCTTGGGAAGTTGCTCTCGGTTTTGGTGGGAACTGTGTGGGTCGGATATTTTATGGAAGTCTCTTTGTAGAAAAAGATGGCCTGCTCTTGCTCTGGAGATTGAGTCTTTATCTTATGACAACCACAACCATGAG GAATGGAAAGCGTTTTATATTAGGAAGCACAATGAAATGGCAGGAAAAGCAGGAGGCGTGATTGATTTTGTAAATCGTTGTTTGGCATTTGAGTCGATTGAGGTGGGGCATTATCTGAAAGCAGTTAGGGACCTTGATTCGATGCTGTTGGGGTTTGAAGATGTTCATACATTCTTCCTTAAATCCAAGCACAATGTGCTGCTGAACTTGATTGGTTTGCACTACTGCCTTATCTGGCTTGGTTTGCCG GGCGAATGCGTCATGGAAATCCTAAATAACAGCAATATCTCACAAAGGCAAGTAAGCGTACAATGGTGGAAGCTTGGGAGGTGGTTGTTTGGCTTTCGCTTGCGTGACGAATTAATTACGCGTACCGTCTCTTTAGAAGATCTTGCAACAGGGAAGGAGGAAGAAGTTCTTGGGGTACTTCATCGAGGTGCGGTACATGAGGTTATACGAGTTCAGATCTCCGCAGCTAAACCTGCATGCACATCCTGGTCTTTCCAGAACGCACAAGACGCaaaccaataa